The proteins below come from a single Plantactinospora sp. KBS50 genomic window:
- a CDS encoding non-ribosomal peptide synthetase has protein sequence MLSDTQRAALAARLRQGRGVAGIPRRDPSLTELPLSSGQEQLWFIDQFAPGLPTYNIAGTLWLDGDLDVDALGRAFDTLIARHEILRTRLDSVDGRPVQVIDAPPPPTVWAVRDLSGMPAAQRDTAFEAEAVEFGLLPFDLAKGPLYRSRLVRMTQRRHALHLNVHHSVFDGWSFAICVRELAACYTAEVTGEPAELAGMPIQFADYALWERGRLDGGAVEEMIAYWTGNLRGVESVQMPTDRPRPVLQSFDGAVARAPMGADVLAGLRALSRREGTTIFVTLLAALQVLLHRYSGQDDIVVGTASANRSRPELAPLIGYLVNTLPVRTDTSGDPTFTELLARVKETTLAAYAHQDLPFPKLVEALKVERDASRAPLFQIGFTINEDPPQPHEAAGLRISVAAIDAPTAKFDLNFFMQAHDDLTVDVAYATALFDAATAERLLTSLRELMRGIVADPDCRLSQLPVMTAADLHNELVGWNSNTAEFPSALLHGLVEEQVRRVPDAEAAVLDGASLSYAELNAAANRAARRLRALGVGPESLVGVHMRPSLERLTGILAILKAGGAWVPLDPDYPADRLEFMIEDADVRVVLSDPGLPDLGPTAVVPVRDWADGAVATGNTTTGATTGNTGTGTGTGTGTDGGGADGDNLDLPIDPATAAYVIYTSGSTGRPKGVIVEHRQVVNFVQGMVAHWPLDEHDRFLQFASLNFDVSVMDMFLAIGSGGTAVFGSRETLMSPPRLAELMRAQRITFACLPPAVLNLITGEPLPDQRVLISAGEELSSELVRSWLRPGLRLCNGYGPTEVTIGATMMELQPDDITPPPIGMPKPNYRAYVLDRNLRPVPVGVAGELHLGGPGVARGYLNRPDLTAEKFVDDPFVDDPDARMYRTGDLVRRRPDGNIVFLGRIDGQIKIRGLRVELGEIETAMTAHEAVAQSAVVVRDDPSGEKQLVGYARLVPDGPGVSVADLRQHLSQRLPAYMVPVHLLLLDAFPLNASGKIDRSALPEPEVGEGADTFVVPRTLIETVVTDMYATLLGLERVGVQDSFFDLGGNSLQAMRLITRLRTDLAVDADVTAVFLAPTPAQLTVLLREKFGLEDVEVGADGLDAALA, from the coding sequence ATGTTGTCCGACACCCAACGCGCGGCCCTGGCCGCCCGCCTGCGCCAGGGTCGCGGCGTGGCCGGCATTCCCCGGCGAGACCCGAGCCTGACCGAGCTGCCCCTCTCCTCGGGCCAGGAGCAGCTCTGGTTCATCGACCAGTTCGCCCCCGGGCTGCCCACCTACAACATCGCCGGCACCCTGTGGCTCGACGGCGACCTCGACGTGGACGCCCTCGGCCGCGCCTTCGACACGCTGATCGCCCGGCACGAGATCCTGCGTACCCGCCTGGACAGCGTGGACGGCCGCCCGGTGCAGGTCATCGACGCGCCCCCGCCGCCGACCGTCTGGGCGGTGCGGGACCTGTCCGGGATGCCGGCGGCGCAGCGGGACACCGCCTTCGAGGCCGAGGCGGTCGAGTTCGGCCTGCTCCCGTTCGACCTGGCGAAGGGGCCGCTCTACCGCAGCAGGCTGGTCCGGATGACGCAGCGCCGGCATGCGCTGCACCTCAACGTGCACCACAGCGTCTTCGACGGCTGGTCGTTCGCGATCTGCGTGCGGGAGCTGGCGGCCTGCTACACCGCCGAGGTCACCGGGGAGCCGGCCGAGCTGGCCGGGATGCCGATCCAGTTCGCCGACTACGCCCTGTGGGAACGCGGCCGGCTGGACGGCGGCGCGGTCGAGGAGATGATCGCCTACTGGACCGGGAACCTGCGCGGTGTCGAGTCCGTCCAGATGCCGACCGACCGCCCCCGCCCGGTGTTGCAGTCCTTCGACGGCGCGGTGGCGCGCGCCCCGATGGGCGCCGACGTGCTGGCCGGGCTGCGGGCGTTGAGCCGGCGCGAGGGCACCACGATCTTCGTGACCCTGCTGGCCGCCCTCCAGGTGCTGCTGCACCGCTACAGCGGGCAGGACGACATCGTGGTCGGCACGGCCAGCGCCAACCGCAGCCGGCCCGAGCTGGCACCGCTGATCGGCTATCTGGTCAACACCCTGCCGGTACGCACCGACACCTCCGGCGACCCGACGTTCACCGAACTGCTGGCCCGGGTCAAGGAGACCACCCTGGCCGCGTACGCCCACCAGGACCTGCCCTTCCCCAAGCTGGTGGAGGCGCTGAAGGTGGAGCGCGACGCCAGCCGGGCACCGCTGTTCCAGATCGGCTTCACCATCAACGAGGATCCGCCGCAGCCGCACGAGGCCGCCGGGCTGCGGATCTCCGTGGCGGCGATCGACGCGCCGACCGCCAAGTTCGACCTGAACTTCTTCATGCAGGCGCACGACGATTTGACGGTGGACGTGGCGTACGCGACCGCGCTGTTCGACGCCGCCACCGCCGAGCGGCTGCTGACCAGCCTGCGCGAGCTGATGCGCGGGATCGTGGCGGACCCGGATTGCCGGCTCTCGCAGTTGCCCGTGATGACCGCCGCGGACCTGCACAACGAGCTGGTCGGGTGGAACTCCAACACCGCCGAGTTCCCCTCGGCGCTGCTGCACGGTCTGGTGGAGGAGCAGGTGCGCCGGGTACCGGACGCCGAGGCGGCGGTGCTGGACGGCGCCAGCCTCAGCTACGCCGAGTTGAACGCGGCGGCGAACCGGGCCGCGCGGCGGCTGCGGGCGCTCGGCGTCGGCCCGGAGTCCCTGGTCGGCGTGCACATGCGCCCCTCGCTGGAGCGGCTGACCGGCATCCTGGCCATCCTGAAGGCCGGTGGCGCCTGGGTGCCGCTGGATCCGGACTACCCGGCCGACCGGCTGGAGTTCATGATCGAGGACGCCGACGTGCGGGTGGTGTTGAGCGATCCCGGGCTGCCCGACCTCGGGCCGACCGCCGTGGTCCCGGTGCGCGACTGGGCCGACGGCGCGGTGGCCACCGGCAACACCACCACCGGCGCCACCACCGGCAACACCGGCACCGGCACCGGCACCGGCACCGGCACAGACGGTGGCGGTGCCGACGGCGACAACCTGGACCTGCCGATCGACCCGGCCACCGCCGCCTACGTGATCTACACCTCCGGTTCGACCGGCCGGCCCAAGGGCGTGATCGTCGAGCACCGGCAGGTGGTGAACTTCGTTCAGGGCATGGTGGCGCACTGGCCGCTGGACGAGCACGACCGGTTCCTCCAGTTCGCCTCGCTGAACTTCGACGTCTCGGTCATGGACATGTTCCTGGCCATCGGCTCCGGCGGTACGGCCGTCTTCGGCTCCCGGGAGACGCTGATGTCGCCGCCCCGGCTGGCCGAGCTGATGCGGGCGCAGCGCATCACCTTCGCGTGCCTGCCGCCGGCGGTGCTGAACCTGATCACCGGCGAGCCGCTGCCCGACCAGCGGGTGCTCATCTCGGCCGGCGAGGAGCTGTCCAGCGAGCTGGTCCGCTCCTGGCTGCGGCCGGGGCTGCGGCTGTGCAACGGGTACGGCCCGACCGAGGTCACCATCGGCGCGACCATGATGGAGTTGCAGCCGGACGACATCACGCCGCCGCCGATCGGGATGCCCAAGCCCAACTACCGGGCGTACGTGCTGGACCGCAACCTGCGGCCGGTGCCGGTCGGGGTGGCCGGCGAACTGCACCTGGGCGGCCCCGGGGTGGCGCGCGGCTACCTGAACCGGCCCGACCTGACCGCCGAGAAGTTCGTCGACGACCCGTTCGTGGACGACCCGGACGCCCGGATGTACCGCACCGGCGACCTGGTCCGGCGCCGCCCGGACGGCAACATCGTGTTCCTGGGGCGGATCGACGGGCAGATCAAGATCCGTGGCCTGCGGGTGGAGCTGGGCGAGATCGAGACGGCGATGACCGCCCACGAGGCGGTGGCGCAGTCCGCGGTCGTGGTCCGGGACGACCCGTCCGGCGAGAAGCAGCTGGTCGGGTACGCCCGGCTGGTCCCGGACGGGCCGGGGGTGAGCGTGGCCGACCTGCGCCAGCACCTGAGCCAGCGGTTGCCCGCCTACATGGTCCCGGTGCACCTGCTGCTGCTGGACGCGTTCCCGCTGAACGCCAGCGGCAAGATCGACCGGTCGGCGCTGCCCGAACCGGAGGTCGGCGAGGGCGCGGACACCTTCGTCGTGCCGCGCACGCTGATCGAGACCGTGGTCACCGACATGTACGCGACCCTGCTGGGTCTGGAGCGGGTCGGTGTGCAGGACAGCTTCTTCGACCTGGGCGGCAACTCGCTGCAGGCGATGCGGCTGATCACCCGGCTGCGGACCGACCTGGCCGTGGACGCCGATGTCACCGCGGTCTTCCTGGCCCCGACACCCGCCCAGCTCACCGTGCTGCTGCGGGAGAAGTTCGGACTTGAGGACGTCGAAGTGGGCGCGGACGGCCTGGACGCCGCACTGGCCTGA
- a CDS encoding thioesterase domain-containing protein codes for MLTDSQRSALAARLRNGRRPAAPAAANPVVPLGRAGLPAFALHPVSGSVHEYAALARELDGTVALSGIEAAGLRPGTTPCADLAALAARYAELIRAADPGPYRLVGWSMGGVLAYETALRLVAGGGQVALIVLVDAPYLTVPRYADSAAGLAALFVADALRGVGLEPDAAADLPVAAQLDRLAARLAPEPDDRAMLAAELGRRHEVFAAHTTALAGYRPGTGLDAPAVLVRAGGSLDSIPNWSRMLRPGARTLTVTGGHYDCLRPPAVGAVAAAITAAVTPGSAA; via the coding sequence ATGTTGACCGACAGCCAACGGAGCGCGCTTGCCGCGCGGCTCCGCAACGGCCGGCGGCCGGCCGCCCCGGCCGCCGCGAACCCGGTCGTGCCGCTGGGCCGCGCCGGCCTACCGGCGTTCGCGCTGCACCCGGTGAGCGGATCGGTGCACGAGTACGCCGCACTGGCCCGCGAGTTGGACGGGACCGTGGCCCTGTCCGGCATCGAGGCGGCCGGGCTGCGGCCCGGGACGACGCCCTGCGCCGACCTCGCCGCGCTTGCCGCGCGGTACGCCGAGCTGATCCGGGCCGCCGATCCGGGGCCGTACCGGCTGGTCGGCTGGTCGATGGGTGGGGTGCTGGCCTACGAGACGGCGCTGCGGCTGGTCGCCGGCGGCGGCCAGGTGGCGCTGATCGTGCTCGTGGACGCGCCGTACCTGACGGTCCCCCGCTACGCCGACTCGGCCGCGGGGCTGGCGGCGCTGTTCGTGGCCGACGCCCTGCGCGGCGTCGGCCTGGAGCCGGACGCGGCGGCCGACCTGCCGGTGGCCGCCCAGTTGGACCGGCTCGCCGCCCGGCTCGCACCCGAGCCCGACGACCGGGCCATGCTGGCCGCCGAACTGGGCCGCCGGCACGAGGTGTTCGCGGCGCACACCACCGCGCTGGCCGGCTACCGGCCGGGCACCGGGCTCGACGCGCCGGCCGTGCTCGTGCGGGCCGGCGGCTCGCTCGACTCGATCCCCAACTGGAGCCGGATGCTGCGGCCCGGCGCCCGGACCCTCACGGTGACCGGTGGCCACTACGACTGCCTGCGGCCACCGGCGGTCGGCGCGGTCGCCGCGGCGATCACGGCCGCCGTCACCCCGGGGAGCGCCGCGTGA
- a CDS encoding thioesterase II family protein, producing the protein MSAADWFRTADGADGGAARVYCFPHAGGNAQDYLRWQDALGTAATVVAVTMPGRAHRYAEPAPATIEAYADGAAAAIGADADVPFVLFGHSLGALTAFEVARRLRGHPRLRRLVASGAAAPRLMPSPRVVRTAALEGREFVRAVAAFGGLPPEVVAVEELHDFLLPPVQADFRLVAGYRYRPAEPLPVPITVINGAGDDHVTADRLAAWSAETVHPVRRCWADGGHFYLRSDPEPVLAVLRGATGPAPSHAGHSDLLI; encoded by the coding sequence GTGAGCGCCGCCGACTGGTTCCGCACCGCCGACGGCGCGGACGGCGGCGCCGCCCGGGTCTACTGCTTCCCGCACGCCGGCGGCAACGCCCAGGACTACCTGCGCTGGCAGGACGCCCTCGGCACGGCCGCCACGGTGGTCGCCGTGACGATGCCGGGACGGGCGCACCGGTACGCCGAGCCGGCGCCGGCCACCATCGAGGCGTACGCCGACGGGGCCGCCGCCGCCATCGGCGCGGACGCCGACGTACCGTTCGTCCTGTTCGGACACAGCCTCGGCGCGCTCACCGCGTTCGAGGTGGCGCGGCGGCTGCGCGGGCACCCGCGGCTGCGGCGGCTGGTCGCCTCCGGCGCGGCGGCGCCGCGCCTGATGCCCTCGCCGCGGGTCGTGCGCACCGCGGCGCTGGAGGGCCGCGAGTTCGTCCGGGCGGTGGCCGCCTTCGGCGGCCTCCCGCCCGAGGTGGTGGCGGTCGAGGAACTGCACGACTTCCTGCTGCCGCCGGTGCAGGCCGACTTCCGGCTGGTCGCCGGCTACCGCTACCGGCCCGCCGAGCCGTTGCCGGTGCCGATCACGGTGATCAACGGCGCCGGCGACGACCACGTCACGGCCGACCGGCTGGCGGCCTGGTCCGCCGAGACCGTCCACCCCGTGCGGCGGTGCTGGGCCGACGGCGGCCACTTCTACCTGCGCAGCGACCCCGAACCGGTGCTCGCGGTGCTGCGCGGGGCGACCGGCCCCGCGCCCAGCCACGCCGGTCACTCCGACCTGCTGATCTGA
- the purU gene encoding formyltetrahydrofolate deformylase, translated as MPSTATPLRLLVSCPDRPGIIAAISQFLGDRGANIVGSDQYTSDPAGGTFFLRMEFVLPDERRGELVESFGLTVAARYGMTWRITDPRRRKRIAVLASRTDHCLVDLLWRWRRDELEADIVLVVANHPELRSVVEWFGVPFAHVPTPPGGRAAAEGALADLLEGRCDLVVLARYMQILSGALLDKIGVPVINIHHSFLPSFPGAAPYERARARGVKLVGATAHYVTEDLDEGPIIEQDVVRASHRDDTAALVRLGADVERRVLARAVQWHCADRLLQHGTTVLVF; from the coding sequence GTGCCGTCCACCGCCACCCCGCTGCGCCTGCTGGTCTCCTGTCCGGACCGGCCGGGCATCATCGCCGCGATATCCCAGTTCCTCGGCGACCGGGGCGCCAACATCGTCGGCTCCGACCAGTACACCTCGGACCCCGCGGGCGGGACGTTCTTCCTGCGGATGGAGTTCGTGCTGCCCGACGAGCGCCGCGGCGAACTGGTCGAGTCCTTCGGCCTCACGGTCGCCGCCCGGTACGGGATGACCTGGCGCATCACCGATCCCCGCCGGCGCAAGCGGATCGCCGTGCTGGCGTCCAGGACCGACCACTGCCTGGTCGACCTGCTGTGGCGGTGGCGGCGGGACGAACTGGAGGCCGACATCGTCCTGGTGGTCGCCAACCACCCGGAACTACGGTCGGTGGTCGAGTGGTTCGGCGTGCCGTTCGCGCACGTGCCGACCCCGCCGGGCGGCCGGGCCGCCGCCGAGGGCGCCCTGGCCGACCTGCTCGAAGGCCGCTGCGACCTGGTCGTCCTGGCCCGCTACATGCAGATCCTCAGTGGTGCGCTGCTCGACAAGATCGGCGTGCCGGTGATCAACATCCATCACTCCTTCCTGCCCTCGTTCCCCGGGGCCGCGCCGTACGAGCGCGCCCGTGCCCGCGGGGTGAAGCTGGTCGGTGCCACGGCGCACTACGTCACCGAAGACCTCGACGAGGGCCCGATCATCGAGCAGGACGTCGTGCGGGCCTCGCACCGCGACGACACGGCGGCCCTGGTCCGGCTCGGGGCCGATGTGGAGCGTCGGGTGCTGGCCCGCGCCGTGCAGTGGCACTGCGCCGACCGACTGCTCCAGCACGGCACCACGGTTCTGGTGTTCTGA
- a CDS encoding BTAD domain-containing putative transcriptional regulator — MTDHKDVTLRLEVLGPLRARLGEEEVDLGPVQQRVVLGVLAMSTGQPIGREQMIEAVWGPRPPVYAVNLVQKHVSGLRRRLDPARPSRSRSPLLTWSAAGYRLNLADEHLDLRQFDLRLARARAARAAGDRAAAGAALHGALRLWRGPFLDGLSSPLIDAERDRLAERRVAALEERIEIDLALGTDDDLVTELRRLVTEHPLRERLRGLLMQALHRSGRRAEALAVFRDTHRFLREELGVQPTAELEAVHQRLLRDDAPPAGAAGAPAAAPPWSAPPAEPPWSAPPPSPLWPADPADPGDPAGRVEPADPAGRAEPAAPARAARRVTAPAQLPHGMADFTGRHAQLRRLDELLLAPAATATAIATVTGTAGVGKTSLAVHWAHRASQRFPDGQLYVNLRGFDQHSSPVEPGEALRGFLHAYGVPAEQIPTGLDEQAGLYRSVLAGRRVLVVLDNARDAEQIRPLLPGGAGCAVVVTSRRRLADLVTAGAVAVTVDLFDADEAREFLSRRVGAARVTATPEAVEAIVAACARLPLALAIVSARAAVYPEHGLDAVAEELRQADGRLDAFVGDSVATDARAVLSWSYQRLSPEAARLFRMLGLHAGPDATLAAAASLAGLPEGTARRLLSELSGAHLIEEQLPGRFCTHDLLRAYANELALALDSDADRDAAKRRLLDHYLHTAARANRTLYPYRRPIALDATAPAAVLGEFHEPAEALIWLMAEYPALLNAVVQAQSLGFSQHASRLAWTITAFLNYQGKWFEWKAALGVALTACRELSDTAGEALTHRLLSLAELQHGRLAEAETHTKHALELFEQLGDVAAQARLYLEYSRVLERQEQYEAALARAELSLRLFETAQDRHGEADALNRVGWCHSRLGLHERALHYSYRSLDLHRELGDSPSRADSWDALGYAHHRLGEHDKAMACYEQALAIWRGLGDQYEVATTLLRLGDIQAALDDPRAARALWRQARDVLQHIGHPLAEQMRDRLDGPQPSSGTEGEP; from the coding sequence GTGACTGACCACAAAGATGTGACGCTACGGCTGGAGGTACTCGGACCGCTACGGGCGCGGCTGGGCGAGGAGGAGGTCGACCTCGGCCCGGTGCAGCAACGTGTGGTCCTCGGCGTGCTGGCCATGTCCACCGGCCAGCCGATCGGGCGGGAGCAGATGATCGAGGCGGTCTGGGGGCCACGGCCGCCGGTGTACGCCGTGAACCTGGTGCAGAAGCACGTGTCCGGGCTGCGCCGCCGGCTGGATCCGGCCCGGCCGTCCCGCAGCCGCTCGCCGCTGCTCACCTGGAGCGCCGCGGGCTACCGGCTCAACCTGGCGGACGAGCACCTGGATTTGCGCCAGTTCGACCTGCGGCTGGCCCGCGCCCGCGCGGCCCGGGCCGCCGGTGACCGGGCCGCGGCCGGCGCCGCCCTGCACGGCGCGCTGCGGCTGTGGCGCGGCCCCTTCCTCGACGGGCTGAGCAGCCCGCTCATCGACGCCGAACGGGACCGGCTGGCCGAACGCCGGGTCGCGGCGCTGGAGGAGCGGATCGAGATCGACCTGGCCCTGGGCACCGACGACGACCTGGTCACCGAGTTGCGCCGGCTGGTCACCGAGCACCCGCTGCGCGAACGGCTGCGCGGGCTGCTGATGCAGGCGCTGCACCGCAGCGGGCGCCGGGCCGAGGCGCTCGCCGTCTTCCGGGACACCCACCGGTTCCTGCGCGAGGAACTCGGGGTGCAGCCCACGGCCGAGCTGGAGGCCGTACACCAGCGGCTGTTGCGGGACGACGCGCCGCCGGCCGGGGCCGCCGGCGCACCGGCCGCGGCGCCGCCCTGGTCCGCGCCGCCGGCCGAACCGCCCTGGTCCGCGCCGCCGCCGTCGCCGCTCTGGCCGGCGGACCCGGCGGACCCGGGCGACCCGGCGGGTCGGGTCGAACCGGCGGACCCGGCGGGCCGGGCCGAACCGGCGGCACCGGCCCGGGCGGCGCGCCGGGTGACCGCGCCCGCCCAGCTTCCGCACGGGATGGCCGACTTCACCGGCCGGCACGCGCAACTGCGCCGGCTCGACGAGCTGCTGCTCGCGCCGGCCGCCACCGCCACCGCGATCGCCACGGTGACCGGCACCGCGGGCGTCGGGAAGACGTCGCTGGCCGTGCACTGGGCGCACCGGGCCAGCCAGCGGTTCCCGGACGGCCAGCTCTACGTCAACCTGCGCGGCTTCGACCAGCACAGCTCCCCGGTGGAGCCGGGCGAGGCGCTGCGCGGCTTCCTGCACGCCTACGGGGTGCCGGCCGAGCAGATCCCGACCGGGCTGGATGAGCAGGCCGGGCTCTACCGCAGCGTCCTGGCCGGCCGCCGGGTGCTGGTGGTGCTGGACAACGCCCGCGACGCCGAGCAGATCCGGCCGCTGCTGCCCGGCGGCGCCGGCTGTGCGGTCGTGGTGACCAGCCGCCGGAGGCTGGCCGACCTGGTCACCGCGGGCGCGGTGGCGGTGACCGTGGACCTGTTCGACGCGGACGAGGCGCGGGAGTTCCTCAGCCGGCGGGTGGGCGCCGCCCGGGTCACGGCCACGCCCGAGGCGGTCGAGGCGATCGTCGCGGCCTGCGCCCGGCTGCCGCTCGCGCTGGCGATCGTGTCGGCCCGCGCGGCGGTCTACCCGGAGCACGGGCTGGACGCCGTCGCCGAGGAACTGCGGCAGGCCGACGGCCGCCTGGACGCCTTCGTCGGGGACAGCGTCGCGACCGACGCGCGGGCCGTGCTGTCCTGGTCCTACCAGCGGCTCAGCCCGGAGGCGGCCCGGCTGTTCCGGATGCTCGGGCTGCACGCCGGTCCGGACGCCACGCTCGCCGCCGCGGCCAGCCTCGCCGGGCTGCCCGAGGGCACCGCCCGCCGCCTGCTGAGCGAGCTGTCCGGCGCGCACCTGATCGAGGAGCAGCTGCCGGGCCGGTTCTGCACCCACGACCTGCTGCGGGCGTACGCCAACGAGCTGGCGCTCGCGCTGGACAGCGACGCCGACCGGGACGCCGCGAAGCGCCGGCTGCTGGACCACTACCTGCACACGGCCGCTCGGGCGAACCGGACGCTCTACCCGTACCGGCGGCCCATCGCGCTCGACGCCACCGCGCCGGCCGCGGTGCTCGGCGAGTTCCACGAGCCGGCCGAGGCGCTGATCTGGCTGATGGCCGAGTATCCGGCGCTGCTGAACGCGGTCGTCCAGGCGCAGTCCCTGGGCTTCTCCCAGCACGCGTCCCGGCTCGCCTGGACGATCACCGCCTTCCTGAACTACCAGGGCAAGTGGTTCGAGTGGAAGGCCGCCCTGGGCGTGGCGCTGACCGCCTGCCGGGAACTGTCCGACACCGCCGGGGAGGCGCTGACCCACCGGCTGCTCAGCCTGGCCGAGTTGCAGCACGGCCGGCTCGCGGAGGCCGAGACGCACACCAAGCACGCGCTGGAGCTGTTCGAGCAGCTCGGCGACGTGGCCGCGCAGGCCCGGCTGTACCTGGAGTACAGCCGGGTGCTGGAACGGCAGGAGCAGTACGAGGCGGCGCTGGCCCGCGCCGAGCTGTCGCTGCGGCTGTTCGAGACCGCCCAGGACCGGCACGGCGAGGCCGACGCGCTGAACCGGGTCGGCTGGTGCCACAGCCGGTTGGGCCTGCACGAGCGCGCGCTGCACTACAGCTACCGGTCGCTGGACCTGCACCGGGAACTGGGTGACTCGCCCAGCCGGGCGGACAGCTGGGACGCGCTGGGCTACGCCCATCACCGCCTGGGTGAGCACGACAAGGCGATGGCCTGCTACGAGCAGGCGCTGGCGATCTGGCGCGGCCTCGGCGACCAGTACGAGGTCGCCACGACGCTGCTGCGCCTCGGCGACATCCAGGCCGCCCTGGACGATCCCCGTGCCGCGCGCGCGTTGTGGCGCCAGGCGCGCGACGTCCTCCAGCACATCGGCCATCCGCTGGCCGAGCAGATGCGTGACCGTCTCGACGGTCCGCAGCCATCCTCCGGTACAGAAGGGGAACCTTGA
- a CDS encoding RiPP maturation radical SAM C-methyltransferase: MPPGTPLPLPLPGPTRRTWPRADPDRRAEWPVVLVTMPFMDVDRPSIQLGLLAAILRDEGFPAHTLHANLDFAAALGLPEYQRLGARRSRMVAEWLFSVAAFGAEAPDPDGRMVEDFAPDFGNPHEEADWRRRLRQIRDEVVPAYLDGLLAARSWDQVRVVGFSSTFQQNNASFALARRIRERHPGIVTVFGGANFDGEMGPEWVRAVDWVDIGVVGEGDVALPRIMHALSAGTPVAGIPGTACHQDGRLVVTPPEPPLTRLDESPIPDYDEFFIRGRQLELLPAAGPTSVRIPFESARGCWWGAKHHCTFCGLNGSTMQFRAKSAGRVADELTAQARRYRSFRFEAVDNIADMAYLRTLFPALVEQETDFELFYEVKANLSREQIRTLAHAGVTAVQPGIESLSTHVLTLMDKGVRAAQNINLLRWARHYGIDVGWNIIWGFPGETEEDYAEQTALLPHLVHLQPPVHAGRLWIERFSPLYTRSPGKPPERSYRYVYPAAVDLSKVAYFFEYDLPGALPDTTYDGLRKAVADWNAAWQDRPEPVLRYWSAPGFVQIYDGRHPGAEGTYTFEGPLADLYVATSDRPLGVAAAHGRLRDRLPAAQIEAAFGEFAARGLMYFDGSAALALALPAHLPR, translated from the coding sequence GTGCCGCCGGGAACCCCGCTGCCGCTGCCACTGCCCGGCCCGACCCGCCGGACGTGGCCGCGGGCCGACCCCGACCGCCGGGCCGAATGGCCGGTGGTCCTGGTCACCATGCCCTTCATGGACGTCGACCGCCCGTCGATCCAGTTGGGGCTGCTCGCGGCCATCCTGCGGGACGAGGGGTTCCCGGCACACACCCTGCACGCCAACCTCGACTTCGCGGCCGCGCTCGGCCTGCCGGAGTATCAGCGGCTGGGCGCCCGGCGCAGCCGGATGGTGGCCGAGTGGCTGTTCTCGGTGGCCGCGTTCGGCGCCGAGGCGCCCGACCCGGACGGCCGGATGGTCGAGGACTTCGCGCCGGACTTCGGCAACCCGCACGAGGAAGCCGACTGGCGGCGCCGGCTGCGGCAGATCCGCGACGAGGTCGTGCCGGCCTACCTCGACGGCCTGCTCGCCGCCCGGTCCTGGGACCAGGTCAGGGTGGTCGGGTTCAGCTCGACGTTCCAGCAGAACAACGCCTCGTTCGCGCTGGCGCGCCGGATCAGGGAGCGCCATCCGGGCATCGTCACGGTCTTCGGGGGTGCCAACTTCGACGGCGAGATGGGACCCGAGTGGGTCCGCGCCGTCGACTGGGTGGACATCGGCGTGGTGGGCGAGGGGGACGTGGCCCTGCCGCGGATCATGCACGCGCTCAGCGCCGGTACGCCGGTGGCCGGCATCCCCGGCACCGCCTGCCACCAGGACGGCCGGCTCGTGGTCACCCCGCCCGAGCCGCCGCTGACCCGCCTCGACGAGTCGCCCATCCCCGACTACGACGAGTTCTTCATCCGGGGGCGGCAGCTCGAACTGCTGCCCGCCGCCGGGCCGACCTCGGTGCGGATCCCGTTCGAGTCGGCCCGCGGCTGCTGGTGGGGCGCCAAGCACCACTGCACGTTCTGCGGCCTCAACGGCTCCACCATGCAGTTCCGGGCCAAGTCCGCCGGCCGGGTCGCCGACGAGCTGACCGCACAGGCCCGCCGCTACCGCAGCTTCCGGTTCGAGGCCGTCGACAACATCGCCGACATGGCCTACCTGCGGACCCTCTTTCCCGCGCTCGTCGAACAGGAGACCGACTTCGAGCTGTTCTACGAGGTCAAGGCCAACCTCAGCCGGGAACAGATCCGGACGCTGGCGCACGCCGGGGTGACCGCCGTCCAACCCGGAATCGAGTCGCTCAGCACCCACGTGCTCACCCTGATGGACAAGGGTGTGCGGGCGGCGCAGAACATCAACCTGCTGCGCTGGGCCCGGCACTACGGCATCGACGTGGGCTGGAACATCATCTGGGGCTTCCCCGGGGAGACCGAGGAGGACTACGCCGAGCAGACCGCGCTGCTGCCGCACCTGGTCCACCTCCAGCCGCCGGTGCACGCCGGCCGGCTCTGGATCGAACGCTTCAGCCCGCTGTACACGCGCTCCCCCGGCAAGCCCCCCGAGCGGAGCTACCGGTACGTGTATCCGGCGGCGGTGGACCTGTCGAAGGTCGCATACTTCTTCGAGTACGACCTTCCCGGCGCGCTGCCCGACACCACCTACGACGGCCTGCGCAAGGCCGTCGCCGACTGGAACGCCGCCTGGCAGGATCGGCCCGAGCCGGTGCTGCGGTACTGGTCGGCGCCCGGGTTCGTGCAGATCTACGACGGCCGGCATCCCGGCGCCGAGGGCACCTACACCTTCGAGGGGCCGCTGGCCGATCTCTATGTGGCCACCAGCGACCGGCCGCTCGGGGTGGCCGCCGCGCACGGGCGGCTGCGCGACCGGCTGCCGGCCGCGCAGATCGAGGCCGCGTTCGGGGAGTTCGCGGCGCGCGGGCTGATGTACTTCGACGGCAGCGCGGCGCTGGCCCTGGCCCTGCCCGCGCACCTGCCCCGCTGA